In a genomic window of Telopea speciosissima isolate NSW1024214 ecotype Mountain lineage chromosome 5, Tspe_v1, whole genome shotgun sequence:
- the LOC122661650 gene encoding uncharacterized protein LOC122661650 isoform X2 → MEAEKQVKYFQGCVAAAFAERDNSIMEAEKAKEKEEIVSMKLNDFQKRLEELTADTLVEKELLTTVQIDSAKLKEQNETLLKVVDKFYEIRRSTLGGSKHYDWNDKCACLLEDSAEMWRFDADSETSTSKYIGSLEEELETLRNSVNHLQNKLLVGLEIENHLKKKVSELEKKRILSDDMTRNRISELHKFHTQLKCEVMDLLEEGKAQVKSILDVVEENKGQFHITKSQNFEPLLRDEKFNDIECRDVHITTDAGQSSISEKKRPFPPNTVAHGDTADALVQALQEKVAALLLLSQQDERHLLEKNVNAALQRKIEELQRNLLQVTNEKVKALMELAQLKQEYQLFQENANQGIKRRNLLADLGDNIVAAHDRDGKLKNLLKKTYLRRWIGRLDDNDGRMNENDFTNKKSNHAVDFARMKVENASLKESIESMDHLTSTIRRLRLSLLKAKESTASQGLFTCIDETLDDIIGEAKLVKTALGSSLPVSWSEADPGSFDGSIMDEPNDGCEEIVDKVDSVSAAGFEMVELVILACQIVKENKKDKRSRDES, encoded by the exons ACTAGAAGAGCTTACAGCAGATACCCTTGTAGAAAAGGAGCTTCTTACTACAGTTCAAATTGATTCGGCGAAACTAAAAGAACAGAATGAAACATTGTTGAAG GTTGTGGATAAGTTTTATGAGATCCGACGAAGCACTCTCGGGGGATCTAAGCATTATGACTGGAATGATAAATGTGCATGTCTTTTAGAAGATTCTGCAGAAATGTGGAGATTTGATGCCGATAGTGAGACATCTACTTCCAAATACATT GGctctttggaggaggagctggAGACATTACGAAACTCTGTGAATCATCTTCAAAACAAGCTCCTGGTG GGATTGGAGATTGAAAACCATTTAAAGAAGAAAGTTTCTGAGTTGGAAAAGAAGAGG ATTCTTTCAGATGATATGACGAGGAACAGGATATCAGAGTTGCATAAGTTCCATACTCAGCTTAAATGTGAGGTAATGGATTTACTTGAGGAAGGAAAAGCTCAGGTTAAATCAATACTTGATGTTGTTGAAGAAAATAAGGGACAGTTTCATATCACTAAGTCACAAAATTTTGAGCCCCTTCTGAGAGATGAAAAGTTCAATGACATTGAATGTCGAGATGTTCATATAACCACTGATGCTGGACAGAGTTCGATATCTGAG AAAAAACGCCCTTTTCCTCCAAACACTGTGGCCCATGGTGACACCGCTGATGCTCTTGTACAGGCGTTGCAAGAGAAG GTCGCTGCACTGTTGCTTCTCTCTCAGCAGGACGAAAGGCATTTATTGGAGAAGAATGTAAATGCAGCTCTTCAGAGAAAGATAGAAGAATTGCAGAGAAACTTATTGCAA GTAACCAATGAAAAGGTCAAGGCTCTTATGGAATTGGCACAATTAAAGCAAGAATATCAACTATTCCAAGA GAATGCTAATCAGGGAATCAAACGACGAAATCTTttggctgaccttggtgataacATTGTTGCTGCTCACGATAGAGATGGGAAATTGAAAAACTTGCTTAAGAAAACATATCTAAGGCGTTGGATTGGTCGACTAGATGACAACGATGGTCGCATGAATGAAAATGACTTCactaataaaaaatccaaccatgCAGTGGATTTTGCAAG GATGAAGGTAGAAAATGCTAGCCTGAAAGAGAGCATTGAAAGTATGGACCATTTGACGTCTACGATTCGCAGGCTCCGCCTATCTCTTTTGAAG GCTAAAGAGTCCACAGCATCCCAAGGGCTTTTTACTTGTATAGATGAGACTCTGGATGATATTATTGGCGAGGCAAAACTTGTGAAGACTGCTCTTGGTAGTTCTCTTCCAGTTAGCTGGTCAGAGGCAGATCCTGGATCATTTGATGGAAGCATTATGGATGAGCCAAACGATGGCTGTGAGGAAATTGTTGACAAGGTAGACTCTGTTTCTGCTGCGGGATTTGAGATGGTGGAGCTCGTGATACTAGCATGTCAGATCGTGAAGGAGAATAAGAAGGACAAGCGTTCCAGAGATGAAAGCTGA
- the LOC122661653 gene encoding LIM domain-containing protein WLIM1-like, with the protein MAFAGTTQKCRACEKTVYLVDQLTADNRIYHKACFRCHHCKSTLKLGNYNSFEGVLYCRPHFDQLFKRTGSLDKSFEGTPKIVKPERPVHSEKAATNKVSSMFEGTREKCVACEKTVYPIEKVATDGSAYHKSCFKCSHGGCVISPSNYIAHEGRLYCRHHHTQLFKEKGNYSQLEDEHEKPLAAKKFTATEVAAES; encoded by the exons ATGGCCTTCGCCGGAACAACCCAGAAATGCAGGGCGTGTGAGAAGACCGTGTATCTAGTGGATCAGCTCACCGCCGATAACCGTATCTACCACAAGGCTTGTTTCCGATGCCATCACTGCAAAAGTACCCTCAAG CTTGGCAACTACAATTCCTTTGAGGGAGTTCTGTACTGCAGGCCTCACTTCGACCAACTCTTCAAGAGAACCGGTAGTCTGGACAAGAGCTTTGAAG GGACACCAAAAATTGTGAAACCAGAGAGACCTGTCCACAGTG AGAAAGCTGCAACCAACAAAGTCTCCAGTATGTTTGAAGGCACCAGAGAGAAATGCGTGGCTTGTGAGAAGACTGTGTATCCAATTGAGAAG gTTGCAACGGATGGAAGTGCGTACCACAAGAGCTGTTTCAAATGCAGCCACGGAGGATGCGTTATAAGCCCATCCAATTACATTGCTCACGAGGGGAGACTCTACTGCAGGCACCACCACACCCAGCTCTTCAAGGAGAAAGGCAATTACAGTCAACTTGAAGATGAGCATGAGAAACCACTGGCGGCCAAGAAATTCACGGCCACAGAAGTCGCTGCCGAATCATAA